The genomic window CAGACGTCGTCTTGTACGGTAGGCACGCTAAATATACAGACGGGTATTCAGCTCGTGTGTAGCTGCTGATACAAGGTGAACTTCGGGGTGTGGAAATGCCTCAGAGGGAGTTTCAAGTAGCTTTTGTCCCCCCCTAGTGGAGAGGGAGGAGTAGTAGAAACGCAGACGCGGTCGCTACAGTCGTCTGTTAGCATGCTGCTAGCACGCCTGATGGCCTGGCGAGCTGCAGTTTGAGGAACATGCACCggaaaacaacccaaaaacatgcatgacatgttaggataaaaaaaaaaacagcacataGGTGCCCCGTGTTGCTGGCAGTGTTCCACACACGTATGTACACGTAGATGAGCTCACATGTTAAATATAGTGTATAAATACCTCTGTATAAATGGACTTTATACATGGAAATCAGAGCGTTTtgaagggtggggggtgggagggggttgTTTCTGAAAAGGAACGGAAGAAAATCTacagtttgttttcctgttgcaTATTCAGTCTCTTTCTTAGACCCTGAGTCAAGCTTAAGAGAAGACCTTCAGCGCGGCCCGACCAGCAGGTAGACCTACTGTCCTGGAAGCCCCGGGTCAGAAACTGGCCTGTGGAGTCCCACTATTCCTGAGCTGCTGGGGACGTCAGGGAGAGAGGCCTGTCGGCCCTGGGGGAGCCCCTGGGGGTCCGCGGCGTCCGCGCCGCCGTGGGTGTGTCTTTGCTCCGGGTCTGCATCCGCCTCCAGCAGGGCGGCCAAGTCCTGGTCCGGAAGAGTCTCTGGGGAGGGATCTTTGGATTGGTTCTGGGCCGGTTCAGAGTTGGAGgtctgaggggaggggggggggggcatgtaaATGTCAGGTCATCTGAGAAACGCATTCATTGGTCGATCTAGGGTGAAGGTGGGGCACCTGTGGCCGAGGTGGAGCAGCAGCGAGGCTGAGATCCGTCTGGATGGGGGCGGACGCCGGCTGCATCCTGACAGCCGGTCTCTGGTACTCCGGGCTGGAGGTGACGGTGCTGTAGGCGGGGGGGCCGGTGGCCGTCTGcctctggaggagctgcaggatggCCTGGATGTCAGAGGTCATCTGGGACTCCAGCCTGAGAACGAAACGCCTGTCAGAGACTTTTCAATCCTGATCGATCAGATTTCCTTCATCAATCAGACACATTTAAAGATTTAAGAAAGGTGTATGAACCACAACTCCCATGAtccctctgactccgcccctccctcacctgttgaggtgctgctgcagcaggtcGAGCCGTTGCTCCACCTCCCCATAGGTGAGGTCGGTGTCGCTGTCCTCCTCCCCGCCGGGGGTCTCCCCCCCACACGGCGCCGGCTCCTCGCCGTCTTCGGCGGGACGCGGACACGCCCACTCCTCCTCCGCCGGCGCGTCTgaatgcagacaaacacacgcgTGGGATAAACGGTGTGTGTTATCAGAACGCCGCCTCAGGGGGACGCATCATCCCGTAAAGCGCCGGCTCCTCATTCGACTAAGCGTGTTTGATTCGTCAGACGGTCCTCGAACGCATCGCAGCAAACCGATCATTAAAACTCAGATTCCCTGAATAAATCCAATCCCGCCAGACGCAGCGACGTCGTAGTGACGGACAGGACGACATCCAATCACAAGCTGACGTGTCACCGTCATGACTCatggtgattttattttgttagcgCCTTTGAAAGCGGATTGGTCTCTTTGACTCGTCTTAAATCGGTTTGTGTTTCACGTTTGAGCAGAAATAGAATCCGTTCACGTTTATTTGACACGGAGGAACAAAAGCGTCTAAAATAAAACCCCCGACTTTACGAACagtcacaacaggaagtgatgaagaggagggatgcTTCACCTTCGTACGTCTGGCTCTGCGTGTTGTTCTGAGCGTCTGGGGGGGCGCTCCGCTCCAGCCCCAGGGCGTGGTCCCTCACCACCGGGTAACCCAGCACCCCGGAGCACAGGggcctctgctcctcttcctcctccctcccttcctcatcctcctcctcctcgtcttcctcctccccctcctcggCGGATGCCCTCCTCCcccgggcggcggcggcggcggcggtggaggCGTAGATCTCCGGGCTTTGGTAGGCGACCGCCGGTTCCTGGTGGGGGGAGCCTGTGGGGATGAAATGATAATCGGGAATTCTCTGGCGCCCCCTACCCCCCAGGGGAGAAACCAGGGTTTGTCTCAATATCTCTCACAAcaggtgttgggggggggggtgaactgAGGACAAACACCGGCGGAGGGGCGTGACGCCAGCTGCCGGACTGAAACGGACCGTCGTCGGTTTCCTTATACTGGAAGATGCTGATGCTGAATTGAGAGACGGTAACCATGGCGACCAATTAGATTTGCCTAAAAACAAGGCCGAGGCTCGTCGCAAAAGCGTTTTTTTATGCGGCGTCACGGCAGAAACTATCAAGAGTGTGAACGATCTGAGGACGCgggataaacacacacacacacacacacacacacacacacacacacacacacacacacacacacacgtttataaTGCAATTAAAACAGTCGCTGCGGCAGCAAACAGCTCAGTCGCTCGTCTTCACACGTTATCTGTCTTTAGCAGCCTGGTCGTCTGTCACAGCGGCGccagaacaacacacacacacacacacacacacacacacacacacacttccctctcGTACCTGTGTTAGTAACTGATTTACGGCTGTAAACGCGGTCATGTGACTCACACTGACCTGTGGACGACGTCCTCCTGTAGGACACCCGTCTGGCACACGCCACGCCGTCCTGGTTGGAATCAGCGCCTTGACTGGTCGTCTGTGGAGAGACACgtttttatgattattatgggCTGGATTATAGTCACATATTCATGCGAAGGCAGCGCTTTTTCTCCACGGCAACAGAAACGCCTGCTGGTCTCCGCTGAGCAGAATAAATACCAGATGGCGACACAGACATCCCCACGCCGTGTTGGAATGAAAGAGTTTGAGAAGGCGTTTCCTCGTCACCTTGGCGTTCTCGTCGCGCAGGTCGAAGGTCAGCTCCAGGTTGGTCAGGAAGTGATCGGCGAACTCGGGGTACATGTCCAGCACCTCCAGCACCTCCTCCCTCTGGATGGTGTGCAGGTCGCAGTAGCTCAGCGCTCGCACGTCGGCGCACGACTTCCCCGGTTTGGTGTACAGGTGGATCATCTCGCCGAAAATGTCGTTCTTTCCTGAGAAAAGACGCAAATATAAGACGCAAACATCCGTATCGGCAGAGAAAAAGAGCATTTAtctatatatgcatgtgaaaTATATCAGTTTGTAATAAATTATGGCCTTTAAAACGTTATTAAActgatttatgattattttaacTTATTAAAAGACATTTATTCGCTCTTTATCCTGGGGGTGTGGGACCCACCCAGGATGGCCACCACCACGTCGTCTTTGAGGATCTCGATGGATCCGCGGGACACGAAGTAGAGGACGGTGAGCACGTCTCCGCTGTGGACCAGCGTGTCTCCAGGCGGCGCGTGGGTGGTTTTAAACCTCATGGCCAGCGCCCGCAGGCAGCCCTTCGTGGCCCCGCGGAACGCCTTGCAGCCCTGGAGGAGGTTCTTGTTCAGATGGAGGCAAATATCCGCCTGCAGGCACTCCGGGAAGCCCTTCAggacctggggggtgggggtgggggggacacggGGTCGTGATTATCGGGATTGAAGCAGAGTTTCTGGTCAGACGGGGAGTGGAGTTGCAGGTCAAATTGAATGGATTTTTTTGCagaggaagtttttttttgttttttttttttggggggggggaacaaTTGCCACTTGTGTTCTTTCCTTCTTCTCGAAACCTATTACAGCCTGCAGCAGAAATAACCTGCAATGTTTTCTGCAACCGATGCAATTTAGGGGTTTCATTGAGCGTCCAGCTGCAGACGAGAGACGGGACAGAACATTTAGAGACTGAGAAGCTTCAGATAGCAGCACAGGAAACACAGCTTCAGCGTTTTTAACCTGAACATCTGAGGATCAGGTGTTCCTACCGTCCAAGTCGGACTGGGAAActgttgaaaatacaaaaaatacttCACTTTAAGTGAATTTCTGATGCATAATAAAGGAGGGATGTACACTTACCCCTTTACAGGCAAACATACAGCCACCACTGACATAAACCACTAATGATCACGGACCACAAtctcaaaggggggggggggttcagacaCAAAAAGGgggacaataaaaaaataaatttatcacTTACACATGAAATGCAAAGTGCTGAATGACACGATCACGACAGGAACAAACGCAGCCTGAATCGGCTTTTGTtctggggtgtttttttggtAGATTTTCTCAGTAGATTTGGAAAGGAAAGACTGAACAGCATTTGGCAAAGCGTGGGGGTGTCGCCGCGGTGTGCGCGCCGCCGCCAAGCCTCCCACCGAGGTGGGGAGGGAAACCTGGCAGCGTCCAGGGCGAGGCTGTGCCCACACTCAGGAGTGATTCACTCCCGTCTCTGGTACCAGATGAGCATCAGAGGGTTTGAATACATGCAAAACtaagtgggggggtggggggtgcggTTTGGGGGAGGGCAGGCCGTGTGCAAATCTACTTGTAAATGAACATTTAATGTGGCCTGCAAGgcacatcagcacacacacaagtcatcTGGAGTCACCTGCATGCAtgcaatcagtgtgtgtgtgtgtgtgtgtgtgtgtgtgtgtgtgtgtgtgtgtgtgtgtgtgtgtgtgtgtgtgtgtgtgtgtgtgcgtgtgtgtgtgtgtgtgttttcagatgtcCTAAAATCACATGCATGCTCGGACATATTCAGGGTGGAGTGCTAACAGATGGAGGCTAACAGCTAACCACATCGGTCATGTTCACACATGTACCTCCTGCTCTTACCAgagtggcggggggggggggtcattccGTTTGACATGAGGCAGACATGGAAAAGGACAAACTTATATAAGTACCAGGAACAATTATTATGACCAGGAAAGCGGCGGCGGAGCATCGCCGGGTGTAAAATCGGGGTGGAATTGTTCCACCGCCGTCGCCGGATGACAATGGAAAAggttctgatggggggggggtacacaCGCCCCCTCTCATACCATATTCATGTCGATGCCGTTGGTGTAGGTCCAGGCGTGTTGGAAGTACTCCTCCAGCCGCTGGCGCAGCGGGTTGGGGATCTGGTGGAAGCGGATGAACTCCTTGACCCGCAGCATCTGGAGGTGATAGCGGGCCGTGCCGGAGTACAGCCGCTGGATGATGGCCGACACGTTCCCGAAGATGCTGGCGTACATCAGCGCTGCAGGAGAGGAagtcacatgtgtgtgtgtgtgtgtgtggggggggggtgtcatgcACAGGTGGGCGGGTGGTTGCGTTCCATCAAAGAGGTGAGGGGAGACTTACATCCGATCAGCATGACGCAGATGGAGAAGATCTTCTCCGAGTTGGTGTTGGGGGAGACGTTCCCGAAGCCGACGCTGGTCAGGCTGCTGAAGGTGAAGTAGAGCGCCGTCACGTATTTGTCTTTGATGGAGGGGCCGGAGTTCGGGTCGCTGTAGTTGTACTTTTTACCTAcggagaataaaaataaaaccaaaaactgattaaaaatggatttaaaaaaaaaaaaaaactgtaaaaaatgaggaaaagcCCACCTATGGACACGCCCAGGTTGTCCAGCCAGCCGATCTTGTGCTCCAGGTACGGCTTCTCCACGTTGCCGATGGCGTACCAGATGCAGGCCAGCCAGTGGGCGATGAGGGCGAAGATGCACATGAGCAGCATCAGGACGGCGGCGCCGTATTCCGAGTAGCGGTCCAGCTTCCGGGCCACCCGGACCAGCCGCAGGAGGCGGGCCGTCTTCAGCAGGCCAATCAGAGTGGTGGTCTAAGGGAGGTGAGTTTAATGGAGGTGATTCATGAGTGTGTGAAGATCTCTAAAGGCTCCATTAAGGAGCATCCACGCCTTCACCCCCCCCATCATTCACTCTGATGTCACCGCCAACAGCGACCGCATGATGAAGAGCGGCTCAGCGAAACACCGCGATGACACCGAGGCGGCGTGATGTTGATTAAAATCTGGGCTTATAGTAAATCAGAGGCGTTTGGGGGCTGAGGAGCGAAGCTAAAGCCGCCATTAGCAACCAGCATGAAACATATCCGCCGAATATCCCTCAGAGCCatctgccgccgccgccgccgctttcAGGCGCGCCAGGACACTTCGACACAGTGAGGATGTGATGCAACTGGTGGACATCTTCATGCATGGAAAAGTAAGGTTAGTATGGAGTGTATTTCTGTTAAAAAACACCACGCAAAGTTAAAatatgagcaggaagtggagaaaataatgaattaaaatgaaaaaacgaTTCATATTAGTGGAAAATCCGGACGCCCAAAGGCTTGGCTTAGTCCAGAGCGGTTTGTTCCACCTGTTTATGAGCAGAAATCGACTTCACCTTCCCCAGGATTAAAGGAAATTAATATTTGAACTGTGGATCAGGACAGATTTTCACAAAAATAGCAGTCGTAATTTGCAATTGCTTGAAATTTGAGCATTATGCACACGTGCACGTGGACGTAATTGGCAAAGATCTTATCACAACAGGAGGCTAATATGGAAATAATGGCAGCGCTCAATCGGCCCCCGTAGGTAAATTTCGCCCCACGCCGCTTCGTCTCATTTGCTATTCTGCACACGCTGAACCAGCAGCTCTCATGGGAGGATCCTACCTGCCACCGTTCTaatgaaatctgaaaaaaataaaaatacaaaaaatctCAGCATATTATCAGAGATGGTTTCCTGGCAACAAAGGCGCCACAGGATTCTGTCTAAAAATAGTCTTTGCCCCCGCAAAGAGAGCAAAAATAACACCTCGGGGAGTTAAAACTGAACGCgggtgtgtttattttcagctcCTGCTAAAAATAGGTTTTTGTCGTTGCGCTCACGCGTGACGGCGTTAACGGGAACACGCGTTCCGTCTCCGCACCAGTCGGCTGGCGGCGTGCATCGCCAGGAGGACTTGTGTCCGACTGAAGCGACAAGAATTTTGAATTTGAGCtccaataataattaatattattaataatattaataattcagTGTTAAAACTAAACTGTGAATGAGTTAGGAGCTGTGAGCCACCAACCCTCACCCGTCCTGGACCCATCCAGGACCACTTCCCTCCCGCCTCATCAACCGTTCTAATTATTTTGTAATGATTCAAACATTCATTTCGCTCATCAATGGGGGGCGCCGGACACTGAACATTTTCCTCGAGATGGTCTTTTCTTCTCTGCGTCCAAATCAACCCAATAAATCTGTGGATCATTATTGGGATAACAAGATGCGTCATGATGTTACCATGGAGATCTTTAATGGCTTCTGCGTGAGTAATTATTGACGCTGAGGTCATCAACATCGTCCGACAAGAAGATTCTTCATTAGAGGAAAAGCTTTATCATGTTTGGAACTAGTTCCTGTAAAGCCTGTATGTTTTTGAAATTCAATTATGTGGTGTAAGAGCTATGActcaccccctcccccgtcGGTCTGAGACTCACCTCGTCTGACCCCGAGCCGAAGATGAGCAGGTCGAAGGGGATGGCGGCCACCATGTCGATGAGGAACCAGCCTTTGAAGTAGTGGATGGCGATCTTCCCCGGGTGGCTGACCACCTCCTCGTTGGCGTTGACGTAGGTGGTCCTGAAGTTGATGAGGATGTCCACGATGAACATGATGTCCACGATCAGGTCCACCACGTTCAGCGGCGAGCACGAGTAGCCGCACTCCCGCCGCCGCTGCTCCTCGATGTCGTTGAGCAGGAAGGCGGCGGAGTACGGCGTGAAGATGGCCGTGTAGATGACCAGCAGCAGGATCAGCCAATCCCACACCGCCTTGAAGGGGCTGTAGTGGAGGATGGTCCACTTGTCCATCCGGGGGGTTTGGAGTTTGTACTCGGGGAGGACATCCGCACCCAGAGACAGGACCTGGGATTTAACGATGACGATATTTAcagactataaggtgcactggattacaaggcacactggactataaaacgcactggattacaaggcgcactggaatatagggcgcactggattataaagtgcactggattataaagcgcactggaatATAAGGCGTACTGTACCacaaaacgcactggattataaaacacactggatcataaagtgcactggattataaaacacactggatttataaggtgcactggatcataaagcgcactggatttaaagtgcactggattataaagcgcactgtcgATTTTTGAGAAACTTAAAAGcctttaggtgcgccttatagtgcgggaaatactgtaaatgtttacaCACATGAAAGTCGGAGAAAACACGCCTTAAATTTCACAAAAGCTGAGTGAGATGTGTTGTTTATTGCAGGGAACGAGAAAAAGATGTCGTCCAGCGGCATTGTAGGAAACAGAGGAGCCGGGTAAAGTATCTTCAGATTCCTCTCTGCATTGGAACATCAGAGGAATCTTAAATACGCCTGGTGGTTGGAGAAAACAGGTTCAACGCAGTCAGTGAACGCGTCTTGGCGTCGTTGTATGTGGAACTGCCTcgtgttcacgtttagattaaTAATCTGGCTGTAGGAGATGAActcaaacaataaaacagagcAAATACAGctcaaaataaatcattaatgtgttttgttttcagctttTAGTCCAACAATTAGAATTTTTAACTATTCATGAAAAACATCCATTGAAAAATCCACTTTGGAACAGCGTGTTAGACGATAAAAgttgggttaaaaaaaacacgcaTGAAGGACGAGAGCCTGAATGTCACCGTTTACACCCTGATAGGTTATAACATCAATATTAAAGCGACGTCATGGATCATTTCGGAGCGCAGCCCTGATGACTTGCAGGTAATTACGGGTGCAGGCGGAGGATCCGTCTATTAATGCGAGCGCCTGACACTTTTCAGGCTCCACCGCTGGTTATTGTGAATGTTAAGAGAGGGAGAGGCGGACGGAGTTTTTTCAGCTGAAGGGCAGAGAGACAATTATTGTGTAGCTGAGCAAGAGTGAAACTGAAGATGAACCTTAAATGGCTCCAGTTTGGCGACTATCTGTCACCGTATCTCTGCCCTCGTCGCCCTCATAACCCTTGTGGTTGAGAGGAGAATCCTGGGAGGAGAGGATGATGGATAGCACGAGAAAACAGCTGAAGTGTTGATAATTAAATTGGTTATTAGAAACTCCTGGCCTCTGCGTGATGGTGGGGGTCAAACGCTTTTAGCTCCGCAAAACGGGATATTACTTGAGAATCGATGAGAACTGAAAAGGGAAGGGGCTCTCTAGTGGCCGTcgaaataaaatttttaaaaaatgctgtcaaTCTTCATAAATGTATTGATTTGCATTGTTCTCAATTTATAGGGACAATAAGAACGGGACGGTAACACTACATGCATTCATGCGTCTGGAGCCCGGGTCGATTGGCACGGCGACAGTTTTGGATTAACATGTTGGAGCCCAACTCTTCCTCAATAAAACACCATATATTAATTATTCATCCCGTGTGCACTTGTGGCAAATTAACTCTCTCCCGCGGGATGATGCAAGACTCGATCTGTTTGGCTCAGCTTCAAACTGAACGCAAGCGAGCTCCGGTTCGTCCCTGTTGGGGTGTAGTTTCATGTTCAAACTGACGGCTTGGCCAGATAACTCAGAAACGAGGCGTTTCATGGCGACTCGTGGCGTTTCTGAGACGTTTCAATCCAAGAAAACGGCACGAGCCCTGCCTCCTCGCCTCCTCGTGGACCGGCGTCCATCTGCTGCGAAGGGAGCCAAGGCCAGATTAGAGCGACGCCTCGACGATAGCTTCAGATGAACTCAGACGAGtctagggggtggggggggggaatccaGGACATCTGCTGCTTTATGTTCTTCACAGTTGGCTGTCTGGGAGAGTGTTGACGCGTCTAAACTGTATAAGACGGCTTCTTTTCTATTTGCTCCTTTGATAGTTTGAACGCTTAGAAGGAGAGAATAGACATGACAGACTGTTTGAACACCGTATGTTTagtcagggagggggggggggggttaaagacAGGCTGGTGTAGCTACCAGAGCGTCCACGCGGCGCTGACAGCAGGAAGTAAACACCAGCCAACATTATGACAGGAGCTGTCACGTCAGGCGTTCACTATATAGCTGTTGTGGTAGGGAATAAAACCCGAAGGCACATTTTTAGGCCAATTAAATTGAGGCGTTTCTTGCGGCTACAGTACCTCAATCTGACCACTAGGGGGGTTTGTCAGCCGTAAAccacaggaagaagaggacaaaGCGGGAAGCGTTGCCAAAAATATTCAACAATGAAGAACACAACAGGTCTGCCACAACTATAAAACCACACGAACGTGATTGGTTCACcgctgaggtcagaggtcgctgTGGTCAGCTCTAATTGTTTTAGCATAATGGACGTGATGCAAAACTGATATCGAATCAGTGGTTTGGGGGAACTTCGGCTTACCGCTGAGGATACATTAACTTGCCGTCTCTGCCCTGCCTCTCAGACAGGAAGGTGagaatgacctttgaccccaacGCGGGTAACTTTAGATATACGGCTCGACTCTGGCTTGTCTGGTAGGGGTAAGACTATCCCTGACGATCCGAGGCGGGTGACAGACACCTACGGATCGGAACACCTGAGTTTAATCCATCATCCAGAGGCACGTAGAGGGCAGGCAGGGgcggggtgagtgtgtgtgtgtgtgtgtgtgtgggggggtgtgtgtgtgtgtgtgattataaACGAACATTCACTGAATCTCCTCCCTCGTCTGCTCAGCCTCAGTTGGAGAAAAATAACTGGTGACATGAATTAGTAAGAAACACAAACTCTACGTGCCAAGACTGTTTAGTCTCAGGCAAAACACCCATAATAGTCGTGACACGGAACGCTCCAGCAGATGGTGGGATGACGGATTTTATACAACACCGACGACAACATCTGAGCTGAGGGATGGAAGGCAGATTTACATTCAAACAGGGaaaactctgaatttattctaGACTCTCTCCTCTTTAAACTATTTCTATTTCCTATCGCAGCCTTTAGTCTCTATCATCAGTAATGACGGGGTCTGTGCTCCCGTTGGGTCGCGTTATCCATGGTTTTATGGTTCCAACTGTaaattttatgctgttttatAAACTGGTGGTTTATGGGAATGAAACGGACACGTGGAAACGGTATAAAAGCGAAGCAGATTGAAGCAGATTGTTGGACCTGATCTAATAAAACCGCACAAAACGATTTGATTTGATgtttaaaacaacagaaacataaCAGGAATGGGACTCAAGCTGagccagacccccccccacaagtggataaaa from Antennarius striatus isolate MH-2024 chromosome 24, ASM4005453v1, whole genome shotgun sequence includes these protein-coding regions:
- the kcnh7 gene encoding potassium voltage-gated channel subfamily H member 7 isoform X2, whose product is MPVRRGHVAPQNTFLGVIIRKFEGQNKKFIIANARVQNCAIIYCNDGFCEMTGFSRPDVMQKPCTCDFLHGEFTNRHAVAQVAQALLGSEERKVEITYHRKDGSDFLCATHIIPVKNEEGVVMMFILNFDYVLDEGSSDSLEKLNHTSPSKADQWRGRFFRFRFPALPLLGISKQSLPQEDPDAVMVDSPRHSDGSVATRDYQLPATRESCSPSYANDTRALIGPSHCSTPVSGPLDHSSPKGPWDRMHPDHPGAQTQSQEDTLTAAPSIPGLTPTASKDSMSSIRRASSVHDMEGFGGNSKTVFRDRHASEGPLSQIKSSLLGSTSDSNLNKYSTINKIPLITLNFSEANNDKKCPSPPSSEKTIIAPKVKDRTHNVTDKVTQVLSLGADVLPEYKLQTPRMDKWTILHYSPFKAVWDWLILLLVIYTAIFTPYSAAFLLNDIEEQRRRECGYSCSPLNVVDLIVDIMFIVDILINFRTTYVNANEEVVSHPGKIAIHYFKGWFLIDMVAAIPFDLLIFGSGSDETTTLIGLLKTARLLRLVRVARKLDRYSEYGAAVLMLLMCIFALIAHWLACIWYAIGNVEKPYLEHKIGWLDNLGVSIGKKYNYSDPNSGPSIKDKYVTALYFTFSSLTSVGFGNVSPNTNSEKIFSICVMLIGSLMYASIFGNVSAIIQRLYSGTARYHLQMLRVKEFIRFHQIPNPLRQRLEEYFQHAWTYTNGIDMNMVLKGFPECLQADICLHLNKNLLQGCKAFRGATKGCLRALAMRFKTTHAPPGDTLVHSGDVLTVLYFVSRGSIEILKDDVVVAILGKNDIFGEMIHLYTKPGKSCADVRALSYCDLHTIQREEVLEVLDMYPEFADHFLTNLELTFDLRDENAKTTSQGADSNQDGVACARRVSYRRTSSTGSPHQEPAVAYQSPEIYASTAAAAAARGRRASAEEGEEEDEEEEDEEGREEEEEQRPLCSGVLGYPVVRDHALGLERSAPPDAQNNTQSQTYEDAPAEEEWACPRPAEDGEEPAPCGGETPGGEEDSDTDLTYGEVEQRLDLLQQHLNRLESQMTSDIQAILQLLQRQTATGPPAYSTVTSSPEYQRPAVRMQPASAPIQTDLSLAAAPPRPQTSNSEPAQNQSKDPSPETLPDQDLAALLEADADPEQRHTHGGADAADPQGLPQGRQASLPDVPSSSGIVGLHRPVSDPGLPGQ
- the kcnh7 gene encoding potassium voltage-gated channel subfamily H member 7 isoform X1; this encodes MPVRRGHVAPQNTFLGVIIRKFEGQNKKFIIANARVQNCAIIYCNDGFCEMTGFSRPDVMQKPCTCDFLHGEFTNRHAVAQVAQALLGSEERKVEITYHRKDGSDFLCATHIIPVKNEEGVVMMFILNFDYVLDEGSSDSLEKLNHTSPSKADQWRGRFFRFRFPALPLLGISKQSLPQEDPDAVMVDSPRHSDGSVATRDYQLPATRESCSPSYANDTRALIGPSHCSTPVSGPLDHSSPKGPWDRMHPDHPGAQTQSQEDTLTAAPSIPGLTPTASKDSMSSIRRASSVHDMEGFGGNSKTVFRDRHASEDNGRNIKGPLSQIKSSLLGSTSDSNLNKYSTINKIPLITLNFSEANNDKKCPSPPSSEKTIIAPKVKDRTHNVTDKVTQVLSLGADVLPEYKLQTPRMDKWTILHYSPFKAVWDWLILLLVIYTAIFTPYSAAFLLNDIEEQRRRECGYSCSPLNVVDLIVDIMFIVDILINFRTTYVNANEEVVSHPGKIAIHYFKGWFLIDMVAAIPFDLLIFGSGSDETTTLIGLLKTARLLRLVRVARKLDRYSEYGAAVLMLLMCIFALIAHWLACIWYAIGNVEKPYLEHKIGWLDNLGVSIGKKYNYSDPNSGPSIKDKYVTALYFTFSSLTSVGFGNVSPNTNSEKIFSICVMLIGSLMYASIFGNVSAIIQRLYSGTARYHLQMLRVKEFIRFHQIPNPLRQRLEEYFQHAWTYTNGIDMNMVLKGFPECLQADICLHLNKNLLQGCKAFRGATKGCLRALAMRFKTTHAPPGDTLVHSGDVLTVLYFVSRGSIEILKDDVVVAILGKNDIFGEMIHLYTKPGKSCADVRALSYCDLHTIQREEVLEVLDMYPEFADHFLTNLELTFDLRDENAKTTSQGADSNQDGVACARRVSYRRTSSTGSPHQEPAVAYQSPEIYASTAAAAAARGRRASAEEGEEEDEEEEDEEGREEEEEQRPLCSGVLGYPVVRDHALGLERSAPPDAQNNTQSQTYEDAPAEEEWACPRPAEDGEEPAPCGGETPGGEEDSDTDLTYGEVEQRLDLLQQHLNRLESQMTSDIQAILQLLQRQTATGPPAYSTVTSSPEYQRPAVRMQPASAPIQTDLSLAAAPPRPQTSNSEPAQNQSKDPSPETLPDQDLAALLEADADPEQRHTHGGADAADPQGLPQGRQASLPDVPSSSGIVGLHRPVSDPGLPGQ